The genomic DNA ATAGGTTAACGCGATAGGGGGCAAACCGAACCGCTTAGTAAAGTTTCTTCCCGAATACTTTCACCATCCTGCGTATCTAGCCGGATATTGTTCACAACGCTTACGATCGGCAGATCCCTAACGCCTGGTTGTGCCCGGTTATTGCTAGAGCCAGTCGGGAAGGGAGCGTTTATTTTGCCAGGCGGTCCTCTTTTCTCCAGCTTCACTTGACGGGCGTTAGCGAACCGGTTTACGGAGGTCGTCGATAAACCGTTTTGAATCACGAGTTCCGGAAACGCCGTCGCATGTCCGAGCAAAAGTTACGCTTCCCGATCCTCTGCATCGGCCTGATCACGATGCTGTCGGGCTGTCGCGTCGGAACCGGTGTGCACGTCTGGCAGCCGCCGCTGGCCGCAAATGCCGCGGGCAAACGCATCGCCGTCGCGCCGCCGGTCGGTCCGCGGGCGTTGGCTGGTGAGTTGTCCCAGTCGATCGCCAGAGAGCAACCCAAGTTGCCGCAGCGAGCCGAACTCGTGTCGCAATATGAACTGTCGCAGTCCGACGCGATCCAGTTGGTCTCGTTCGACGGTCGGGCGCCGAGCGATCTGGCTCTATTGCCGGTGGCCAAGCAAGCTGGGCTCGATTTTTTGTTGGTCGGCGAAGTGCTGAACGATCCCTTTGGTGACAGCCGCCAACCGTTGGCTCACGACGATCCCGATTTCCAATTCAAGTTGGGGCAGTTTTTACAGAGCCGCGACGACGACCAGATCCTGGCTTTTTCGTGGCGGGTGATCGATGTCGAAAACGGGCAGACGGTCTGGGCGAATCCGATGTCGGTCTCCAAAGCGTTCGTCGATCGGACCTACCCCGATCTGGCCGGGCAACAAACTTCGCTCAGCCAGCAATTGCAAGCGGCGGCGGGACGCGAAACCTGGAAGTTGTTTGCTCCTTTTGTCGATCAATATCAGACGGAACTTGCGGTTCCCTGGATCTCGTTGGGAGCCAAACAGACGCGTGAGGGAAATCGATACGCTTTGGAGGGAGAATGGCAGCAGGCCGAAGCCTGTTGGCGGCAGGTGTTGGCGGAGCATCCGCGGCAGCTTGCGGCACTGCACAATTTGGCGGTCGCCGCAGTCGCCCGACAGGACTATGCCGAAGCGAGACGTTTGGCGACCGAAGCCCTTTCCAAGCGAGATTCCCGGCTGTTTCAAGAGACCTTGGTTTGGGTAGAAGCCCGCCAGCGGGAGTATCACCAGGCGTTTGGGCTGCCCGATCCGGTGGGAGGTTGGACCTACCAAGCATCCCGGCCAGCAGCGGTTTCGCTTGGCAGCGACAGCCGCGGCAAATCGCAATTGTCGGCGACTGACTGAAACTCAGCAGCGGCGGTATAAAATGGAACGGTATCTGCACCGCATTTGCCGCAACGCGATTCCTTTTGCTATCAGAAACTTCTCTTAAATATGACACAGCCTCTTTCATCCGTTCGCTGGCCCGCTGAGTGGGAACCGCAAGACGCACTCTGGCTCTCCTGGCCGCACAATCGCGAGACCTGGCCGGGGCTGTATGAACCGGTGCCGAAGGCCTTTACCAACCTGGCCCGGCAGATCGCATTGGCGACGCCGGTCCGCGTTTTGGCCGGATCGGCCGTGGCTGCCGAAGCGGATCAGGTGCTGCGAGGGATCTCCAATCTGGAACTCGTCGACGTCGAGACCAACGATTGCTGGATCCGCGATTATGGACCGACCTTTGTCCACGCCGCCGACGGTTCGCTGGCTGGCGTCGATTGGCGATACAACAGCTGGGGCGGGAAGTATCCCCCTTGGGATCGCGACGCCGCAGCAGCTGAAAAAATCCTAAAGCAGATCGGCGTCAAACGGATTCCGTCGACGCTCTGTCTCGAAGGTGGAGCGATCGAAACCGATGGCGCCGGGCGGTTGCTGCTGACTCCCGATTGCGTCCTCACCGACACGCGGAACCCCGGCGGCGACAAGGCTCAGGTCGAAGCAGAGCTCTCCGAAAAGCTGGGCGTACGCGAATTCATCTGGCTCACCGGCGGTGGTCTGATCGGCGACGATACCGATGGCCATATCGACCAGTTAGCCCGGTTTGTCGATCCCGAAAACCTGGTGATCGCATCGTGTGAGCCGAGCGATCCGAACTACCCGGCTCTCGAAGCCAATTACCAGCAACTGGTGCGTTGGGCGGACGAAGCCGACGGGAATTTCCAGATCCATCGGCTGCCGATCCCCGCGCCTCGCGACGTCGATGGACAGCGGGTGCCGGAATGTTATTGCAATTTTTTGATCAGCGGGCCGCAGGTGCTGGTGCCGACCTTTGCCGATCCCGAATCGGATCGGCGAGCGGTGGCGATCCTCCGCAACCTGATGCCCCAACATGACGTCGTGCCGTTGGATGCCTCATCGCTCAGCTGGGGGCTTGGAGCGTTTCATTGCATGAGCCAACAACAACCTCGCCCGCAGGTGCCGAACTAAAATTGAAGCGGAACCGGCTCGCTTCGTCCTCCGCTGATAGAGGGGCGTCGCAACCGGATGATTCGTAAACTAAGCTTCCTTATACATCGTTGAACGATGCTCTGGGGGGGTGGAGACATACGCCGTGGTTCGCTGGCCAACATGTGCCGGTGTTTTTCCTCGTTTCCCAAAAAGTGAAACCTTGAATTTTTCATCACGCTCGGGATCGCAGAAACGACTTCGTCACAACGCGCTGCGTCAGCCGCGGCGTTTGCGGGCTGAGCAGTTGGAGTGTCGCCGACTGTTGGCGGTCGCTGAAGGGACGCCCTACGAATTCAGCACGAAGTTCGACGCTTCGGCGCTTGTCGGTTCGGTCAGTGGATCGGTCCAGTGGGGCGATGGTAGCACGTCGGCGGCAACGGTTTCATCGATCAACACCAACGGTCCGCTGACCGCAGTGATTCGGTACGACTACGACACGCGAGGCTTCTTCACCACCGCGCGGCGAGCGTTGCTGCAATCCGCAGTCGATGCGATGGTCGAACGTCTGAACGATTCGTTGGACGCGATCACTCCCAGTGCCAGCAACACTTGGACGGCGACATTCGCAAATCCGTCGGACCGCACCAAACAAGTATCGATCAAAAATCTCAACGTCAAAGCAAACGAGTTGATCATCTACGCCGGCGCTCAACCGCTGCCGGGCTCGCAATTGGGTGAAGGTTCGTATGGCGGCTACTCCGCGTCGGGAACGCAGAGTTTTCTCAACAGCGTCGCCACGCGTGGTCAGTCCGGGGCCGCGGGCACCAAACCAACCGACTTCGGTCCTTGGGGCGGTTCGATTACCTTCGATAGCGAGATCACCGATTGGTATTTCGGCAGTGACATCGACGGGATTCAGCCGGGCGAAGTCGATTTCGTTTCGGTGGCGATGCATGAAGTCGCGCACATCTTAGGATTTGGGACATCGGCAAGTTGGAATCAGTTGGTCTCCGGTGGAGGCTTCGCCGGGGCCAAGTCGCGAGCTGCCTACGACGGCAGTGGCAACGTGCCACTCAGCGGTGGACACTGGGCCGCGACAGTCACCGACGCTGGACAAGCGACACTGTTGGATCCCATTCTTTCACGCGGCGTGCGAACCTATCCGACGGCGCTCGATTGGGCCGGGTTGGATGATCTCGGTTGGACGTTGGCCAATCGTCAGGTCACCGTCAGCGGCAGCCACGTGTTTGCTGACAACGCAACCTATGACGTCGATGTTGTGCTCAAGGGGAGCCGCATCGGTGAGCTCTCCAAATCGCTATCGGCTTCGGTGACCAACGTAAAGCCGACGTTGGAGGTCAGTGGAAATTTGACAGCAACCGTTGGCCAGTCGATCTCGATCATCGATATTGGGAAGATCAGCGATCCTGGGTTCCGCAACAACGCCAACAAGACCGACGAAACATTTACTTACAGCATCGATTGGGGCGACAATTCGGGGGACGACAGCGGCGACGCGACGATCGACCGCGTGGGCAATTCCTCGCGGACCACGTTGGCCTCTTTTAACGCCAGTCACATCTACACTTCCAGCGGTACGAAAACCGTACGTGTTACCGTCACCGATGACGATGGTGGCAACGCGACGCAAAATTTTCAGATCGTCGTCGGCCTTCCCCCTGCCCTGTCGTTGGCGGTGAATCGGAAATCGATCAACGAAGACTCCGGGAGCGGCGCGGCGGAGTTGACTGTCTCGCGAGGGACCGCGTCGACTGCCGCGGCTCAAGTGATCTTGCTCTCGAGTTCGGACGTCTCCGAAGCGCAGGTGCCAACTTCGGTGACGATTCCCGCCGGTCAGTCGAGCATCGTCGTGGCGGTCAACGCGATCGACGACGCGTTGTTCGATGGCGATCAGGAAGTGCGGTTCACGGCTTCGGCAAGCGGGTTTGAACAGGAGAGCGTCGGCTTAATCGTCAAGGATGCCGAAGCGATCACCGCGTCGTTCAGCACGCCCGATATCGCCGAAGACGAACTGTCCGGCGGGCTGGCTCTGACCGTGCGACGCTCGAACACCGATACGCAGTCGCCGGTAACCGTTAAGATCGCCGGCGACCCGAACGGGACCTTGGGGATGGGAGCGACAGTCACGATCCCGGCCGGCCAGCAACAGGTGGTGCTTCCGCTGACTGTCGAAGACGACACGCTTCAGCAGGGACCGCGGACCTTCGAAATGAACTTCTCCGCCACGGGATATCTGAGCGGTTCGACGCAGCTGGTGATCCGAGACGATGAACCGGCGTATTACCAAAACCCCGACAACCCCTTGGATGTCACCGGCGATTCGTTTGTCACGCCGTTGGATGCGCTGCGGATTCTCAACAGTCTAAATCTCAACGGCGGTGCTCGTCGTCTCGACCCCGCGACCGAGCCGCTGGGGAGAAGCTTTTTGGATACCAACGGCGATTATCAATTGACGCCGCTGGATGCCCTGATCGTGATCAACGGGATCGCGAGTCAGGCGGCTGCCGAGGCGGCGCCAGCCGCTGAAGAACGCGACGAAGCGGTCTGGGGCGTCGATGTCGATTGGCTATTGGATTTGGAATACCGCGATCGCTAAAGCTCTCCCATTGCACCGTTCCTAAATCGGCAATCCAGGGTTAGCATATACCGGCCGGGGCTTTCGAGGGACTTTTATCCATATCCAATTGCCAGACGCTATGAACGACGATCCAACGGAGTCTGAATCGAAGACGCGCGAGCGACCTGAAGAGGCGAGTTTGCGGCGGCGGTACGAGGAACTAGCCGAATTGGCTGGTTCGTTGGCCCACGAGATCAAGAATCCGTTGAGCGTGATCCATATGAATTCGGAACTGCTCAGCGAAGAGATCGCGGAGTCCGATTCGCCGATCCGCCGTCGAGCGCTCGACAAGGTTGAGATCATCCGCCAGCAGTGCCAGCGGATGGAGAACCTGTTGCGAGATTTCCTCCGCTTCGCCCGCTTGCAGTCGGTCGAACTGACCCCAGGCAGTCTGAACGACCAGATCGATCGCGTGCTTCGCGCCTACCAGGCCCAAGCCGATCAATCGGGCGTCGAGATCCTCCGCTATCTGGACAACGATGCCCCCAGCGTGATGATCAACAGCGACGCGTTGCAGGCGGCGCTGATGAACCTGGTGAAAAACGGGCTCGAAGCGATGGAGGATGGCGGCCAGTTATTGGCTCGCACCTACACGACCAAAAAGACGGTGGCGATCGATCTGATCGACACCGGTTGCGGGATGGATGACAACACGATCCTGCACATGTTTGAACCGTTCTACAGTTCCAAAAATGGCGGCTCGGGGCTGGGCCTGCCGACCGCCAAGAAGATCATCGAAGCCCACGGCGGGCGGATCTCGTTGCAGAGTGAAGTCGGCCGCGGGACGAAGTTCACGATCGAGTTTCCGATGCCGCCGCGGTTGCTGCAATAACAACGTCGTCGGCGTCTACTCTTCAAACGCTCGCACGCGGTGGTTGATCGTGTCACCGATATAGACGACTCCCGCCGCATCGACGCAGATTCCATGAGGCCGGTCCAGTTGAGCTTCGGTCGCTGCCGCGCCGTCCCCTGCTCCGCCGCGGTGCTTTGGCCCTTTGCCCGCGATCGTGGTGATCACGTTCTTCTTCAGATCGATCTTGCGGATCGTTTGGTTTTCGGTGTCGACCACGACGACGTTCCCATCGGGATCGACAGCGACGCCCTTGGGCCCGTTGAAGGTCGCTTGCAGCGGATCGCCGCCGTCGCCGCTGAAGCCCGATTTTCCGGTCCCCGCGACGTGCGAGAGCTTCTGCGTCGGCAGATCCAACCGCCACACGCTGTGCCCTTCACGCAGCGCGATCCACAATGTATCGCCGTCGATAAACAGAGCTCGCGGCCCAACCATCGAACTGTTTGCGTCGGCCTTGCCCGCCTTGGGCAACTGTTTTTTGCCGTTGCCGATGAAGGTGTCGACGACGCCCGATTCCAGGTCGATGCGACGAATCCGGTGGTTGCCGATATCGGCCACGTACAAGCCGCCACGGTGATCCAACGCGATGCTGTGCGGACGCGAGAACATCGCCTCGGTCGCCGGACCGCCATCGCCTGAAAAACCTTGCTTCCCCGTTCCCGCGATCGTTTCGATCTTGCCCGTCTTGGCGTCGACGCGGCGGATCACGTGATTCATCATCTCGACGAAATACATGTTGCCGTCGCGGTCGAAGCGAACTTCGTACGGTTCGTTTAAATTGGCGTCGGTCGCCAGTCCGCCATCGCCGCTGTAGCCTTTGTCGCCGGTCCCGGCGACGGTGGTCAGTTGCCCCGTTTTGCGATCCAGTCGCAGCACGCGGTGGTTGCGAACCTCGGTGATGTAGAGTGCATCGTCGGGACCAATTTCGACGCCGAAGGGATCGCCGACGTTCACCTGCGTGGCGACGCCAGAGTTTCCGTTGTTCGAAGGATCACCGGTTCCCGCGACGGTTTGAATGTCGCCACCGCGAGCGGTTGCGGAAGTCAAACAAACGGCGATTG from Rosistilla oblonga includes the following:
- a CDS encoding tetratricopeptide repeat protein yields the protein MSEQKLRFPILCIGLITMLSGCRVGTGVHVWQPPLAANAAGKRIAVAPPVGPRALAGELSQSIAREQPKLPQRAELVSQYELSQSDAIQLVSFDGRAPSDLALLPVAKQAGLDFLLVGEVLNDPFGDSRQPLAHDDPDFQFKLGQFLQSRDDDQILAFSWRVIDVENGQTVWANPMSVSKAFVDRTYPDLAGQQTSLSQQLQAAAGRETWKLFAPFVDQYQTELAVPWISLGAKQTREGNRYALEGEWQQAEACWRQVLAEHPRQLAALHNLAVAAVARQDYAEARRLATEALSKRDSRLFQETLVWVEARQREYHQAFGLPDPVGGWTYQASRPAAVSLGSDSRGKSQLSATD
- a CDS encoding agmatine deiminase family protein, giving the protein MTQPLSSVRWPAEWEPQDALWLSWPHNRETWPGLYEPVPKAFTNLARQIALATPVRVLAGSAVAAEADQVLRGISNLELVDVETNDCWIRDYGPTFVHAADGSLAGVDWRYNSWGGKYPPWDRDAAAAEKILKQIGVKRIPSTLCLEGGAIETDGAGRLLLTPDCVLTDTRNPGGDKAQVEAELSEKLGVREFIWLTGGGLIGDDTDGHIDQLARFVDPENLVIASCEPSDPNYPALEANYQQLVRWADEADGNFQIHRLPIPAPRDVDGQRVPECYCNFLISGPQVLVPTFADPESDRRAVAILRNLMPQHDVVPLDASSLSWGLGAFHCMSQQQPRPQVPN
- a CDS encoding dockerin type I domain-containing protein; its protein translation is MNFSSRSGSQKRLRHNALRQPRRLRAEQLECRRLLAVAEGTPYEFSTKFDASALVGSVSGSVQWGDGSTSAATVSSINTNGPLTAVIRYDYDTRGFFTTARRALLQSAVDAMVERLNDSLDAITPSASNTWTATFANPSDRTKQVSIKNLNVKANELIIYAGAQPLPGSQLGEGSYGGYSASGTQSFLNSVATRGQSGAAGTKPTDFGPWGGSITFDSEITDWYFGSDIDGIQPGEVDFVSVAMHEVAHILGFGTSASWNQLVSGGGFAGAKSRAAYDGSGNVPLSGGHWAATVTDAGQATLLDPILSRGVRTYPTALDWAGLDDLGWTLANRQVTVSGSHVFADNATYDVDVVLKGSRIGELSKSLSASVTNVKPTLEVSGNLTATVGQSISIIDIGKISDPGFRNNANKTDETFTYSIDWGDNSGDDSGDATIDRVGNSSRTTLASFNASHIYTSSGTKTVRVTVTDDDGGNATQNFQIVVGLPPALSLAVNRKSINEDSGSGAAELTVSRGTASTAAAQVILLSSSDVSEAQVPTSVTIPAGQSSIVVAVNAIDDALFDGDQEVRFTASASGFEQESVGLIVKDAEAITASFSTPDIAEDELSGGLALTVRRSNTDTQSPVTVKIAGDPNGTLGMGATVTIPAGQQQVVLPLTVEDDTLQQGPRTFEMNFSATGYLSGSTQLVIRDDEPAYYQNPDNPLDVTGDSFVTPLDALRILNSLNLNGGARRLDPATEPLGRSFLDTNGDYQLTPLDALIVINGIASQAAAEAAPAAEERDEAVWGVDVDWLLDLEYRDR
- a CDS encoding sensor histidine kinase — protein: MNDDPTESESKTRERPEEASLRRRYEELAELAGSLAHEIKNPLSVIHMNSELLSEEIAESDSPIRRRALDKVEIIRQQCQRMENLLRDFLRFARLQSVELTPGSLNDQIDRVLRAYQAQADQSGVEILRYLDNDAPSVMINSDALQAALMNLVKNGLEAMEDGGQLLARTYTTKKTVAIDLIDTGCGMDDNTILHMFEPFYSSKNGGSGLGLPTAKKIIEAHGGRISLQSEVGRGTKFTIEFPMPPRLLQ